The nucleotide window ATGATAACTCATTATACACCTACGAAATTTACAATCAAAACTTAGCCTCTAATCTTGCCATTTTAACAGCCTGTGAAACTGGGAAACCAAGCTACCAACCCGGAGAAGGCATGATATCATTAGCACATGCCTTTAATTATGCTGGTAGCGAAAGTATTTTAACAAGTCTATGGAAAATTGACGAACAATCTAGTAGTAAAATTCTCGAATATTTTTATGACAATATCTCAAAAGGTTTAGAAAAAGATAAAGCCCTAAAAGCTGCAAAGCTCACATATATTTCTACTGCAGAAGGCAGAACTGTTGCGCCTCAATATTGGGCTGGTTTAGTTTTAATAGGCGATACTACAGCAATTGATTTAGAGGTTAGCAACAACTGGTGGGTTTGGATAATTTTGATTATTGCTATTGTCTTTATTCTTTATTTTATGTTGAGAAACAGAAGTGCTAAGACCTAGGCTTATCTATACCTCTATCATACATTACAATACTACCAGCAACCGATACATTTAGGCTTAGTTGCGATTTAAATTTTACTAAAAAATGACTCTTATCTATGGCTTGCTTAGAGAGCCCATGGTCTTCTGCTCCCAAAAGATATACACATCGTCTTGGATGATGAAACGTCTCTAATTCTACTGCTTCATCCGTTAATTCTACACCTACTAACCTGGCACCTTTAGGCAAATTATTAAAAAACTCATCAAACGTGTCGTAATGAAAATAAGGCATGGATTTTACAGCATTGTGTGTATCACACGCTTGCTTAGCATATCTATTACCAATGGTAAAAATAAAACTGGCACCTAAGTTTTGTGCTGAGCGCCATAGTACGCCAAGATTCTCTGGGGTTTTGCCATTTTGTATGCCAATACCAAAAAATTCGTTTACAAAATTGTCTGTCATAGTCGCAAAAATAAGACATACTGACAAAATGTAAGTTCATACTGAAATGGCATTTTCTTTGATTTTAAGAAGAGCGAAGTCTAATTTAAAATTGATAGAAATGAAAAAAGTAATGCTCTTTTTATTTGTAGCAATTTTAGCTACAAGCTGTAATGCACAAGACACTGAGAATTCTTCCAAAAATCCTTCAGATTTAGAAATTCAAAGAGACAGCCTTCAAAAACCAAAAGCTAATTGGGAAGTAAATAAAGAAGTAGATGAAAACGGGAATATTATTCGTTACGATTCTATTTATAGTTGGTCCTCTTCCGGAAACATAAAAGGTATGGAGAATGATAGCATTTTTAACCAAATGCACACCATGATGCAAAAGCGTTTTTCTATGCTACAGTCTCCTAACCTAAATGATTTCGCAGAACACGACTCGATTATGAAACAGTTTTTTTATGATGACTTTTTTAAAGACGATTTCTTTTCTAATCGTATGCCTACTGGATTCCTAAATATGGATGAAATAATGAAGCAAATGGAAGCGATGCGACAAAACTTTTTTAACAACGAGAACAGATACATTATCCCACCAGAACCTAAAGAAAATAAAACTAAGACCATCGAAAAAAAGCAGGTGTAATAATTTTTATGGTTTAATTTTTAAAACAATTAGATTATGAAGAAACAACCTATTGAAGTTAGATTAGTTAGTAAAAAAGGAAATGCTTACCTTATTAAATTCCCTAATCTAGAAATCCCAGTTAAGGTAAACGAACATCTTTACTACAAAATGCTTCACAGTCCAGAATATCAATTTAGATTTTCTAATGCCGTGGCCAAACAACCGCATTTAGCTTAGCTTTTTTTACAATTAAAAATGATTGCTCAAAAGTGAGCAATCATTTTTAACTTCAACAAAATTTAACACTAACCTTCTGTTAATTAATTTTTTAGCTGACAAATATCATAAGAGGTTTTAAATCTTAGTGATAACTTTAAATACTACGAACCATAAAATCCTCTGATTATGTTATCTGTCTTATTACCTACCGATTTTTCAAAAAATTCTGAAAATGCTATTATCTATGCCTTAGAATTGTATAAAAATGAAGACTGTAAATTTCACTTTTTACACTGCTACCCTCCAGTCATTTTTTCATATGAATATCAAATAGAAAAAGGATTAATAGGAAAGGATGTTCACAAACTTCTCCAAGAAGAATCTAAAGAGCGGCTTTATGAATTTGCATTGTCTTTAATGCACAAACACGGTAAAAACCAAGAGTTTGAAGTAGAAGTCGTAAGTGGTTTTTTGCCAGATCGTATCTCTAACACAGTATTAAACAACAATATTGATATTATCGTTATGGGAACCAAAGGTGCAACAGACTCTGACCGCGTGGTTTTTGGTAGCAACACCATACAGGTTATAAACAAACGTTGTTGCCCAGTCATAGCTATACCAGATGACTATAAGCTTGTAGGCTTGGAGAATATATTATTCCCATCAGATTTAAACATTACGTTTAGAAATAAGCATTTTCTACCTATACTAAACATATTAAAATTACATAAAAGCAGTATCAATCTTCTGCATGTTTCAATATTAGGGCTTACATCCAAACAAAAAGTACATAAAGAATTCATCAAAGAAACATTTACAGATTACAATACCTCATTCGAGATATTAAAAGAAAAAGACATTACAGAGGTTGTCTATAATTACCAGCAAAAATATAAGTCTGAACTTCTGGTAATGATAAATAATAAACATACATTTTTTGAAAATCTTTTCTTTAAACCAACAATTTCAAAAATTGCTATGCACCTAAACACACCATTTATGGTGATACCAGCATAAGGCTCCTAATCCAAAAACTTTATAGAATTAATGCGTAAATTTTCTGTAGTATCTACAACACTTAGAGCATTACATCTTAAAAAAGGCTTAACCTCTAAAAGTAAAATGATAAAGTCTTAAATTATAACTATGGTGTGTTTAAACATGAAAGACTAACAAAGGAGCTCTTAGTTTTTTACTAATCTCTGTTGTTGATGAACCAGTAAAGAATCTTTCGAAAAGACTTTCTCTCTGCACCAGCAAAGCAATTAAATCTATACTATGCGTTTGCACATAAGCGTTTACGACATGATGCATAGACGCGTTGTTAACAACATGATACTTGTAGTTAAAACCGATCAAATATGTTTCTAAATATTGTTGGTCTTTAAGTTCCTCTGTTGAAACTTCATTGTTTGGTTTTATCCTTAAAATATGGAGCTTTTTAGAGTGTGTTTTTGCAAAGGTTAGTAGATTCGAAAACGCATTACCATTAATAGAATTATTTAAATCCAATGGTAATAAAATTTCTTCTGCAGGCCTATACTCAAAATTCTCAGGGATTACGAGTGTTGGGCAAGCAACCTTTCTAATAACGTTTATAGTATTACTGCCAAATATAACCTCTTTAGCTCCAGTAGCACCATTGGTTCCCATAACGATTAGATCGATGGCTCTAGAGGCTACCACCTGATTAATTGAATCTACAAACACATCATGGTCTATAAGCATTTCAAAATTATAAGCTTCATAACGAGATAACGCTTCTAAATCTGTAACGATATTTTTTAATTTGTTCTTGGGCGTTTTAACTAGTGAATCGTAAATGCTTTTATTACCTGTGGTCATTAAATCATCCGTTAAAAATGAATTGGCAACTTCAACATGCAATACGATAAAATTACAATTAGTGCCACTGAACAACTTTAAAGCAAAGTGTAGAGCATTTATAGAATTTTTTGAAAAATCAGTAAGCAAAAGTATATTTTTCATACATTAAAAGTAGTAATCATTATCTAGACTAAGCATGATTTTAGTCATCCTTTTGGTTATCTTTTTAGTATTAGAAACTTCTCATTTTTATTAAAATGGAAGTCATCTTAACAAACCAAATTAACAATACCATTAGTTTTCATTTTATTTAATGTTTAAAATCACTAATTGTTTTTTTACTTGTGATTAAATAAAAAAATAAAGCTCCAAAATTGGAGCTTTATAACTAACACAAAAATTAAAATTGCAATGAAGAATTTTAATGTGCTTTTTGAAGCTTAAATAAGCTTAAAACGATTTACTTAATAGTTAAGTTTAACGAAAATACAGTTATGGATGTTGTTCCTGATCCTGTTAGCCGTTGTCCCCAAATTTCAATATAATCATTTGGTGCAAGCTCAACAGTTCCTGATATTGAGTTACTAGATATGTCTGATGTATTGTTTACACGCATAAGCGTATTTGTTTCTGTCAATGTTGTAGAGCCGTTTTTTCTAATAAAAAAGGCGTAAAAATCGCCAACGCCAGAGTTGCCTCTAATAGATAATGCTGCATTGAGCTGAAATGTTCTCGTTTTTTTTCCGGTATACGTTATTCTATTGTCTTGAGTTGACATTGTTCTTAAAGCATTTACTAAAGTTGTGGTATTAGAATTACTGTTTCCTCTTAAGTTTAACGGACTGTTATTAGTAACCGATTGAACAAAACCTGTTGTGATAGTGCCATCGTAGTAGATGTTACCACCACTAACCTCGTCTGATTCTACTGGTATTCCTGGGCAATTCACATTCCACGAATTATTAAAATTATATCCTGTATATGTACCTACCGTATATCCATCTACATACTGGCTACTGGTACCAGAAAAACTCACGCCAGTAAGAACAGCATTTAGTACTGTTGGGCTATTACTAACATCGATACCTTTTGCAGATCCATTGACAACCATAAACCCACCTTGTTTTTGTATAAACTCAAAAGTACCTGTGTACGTTTCGTAAGTACCAGAGTTATTGGATTGCCATCCTGTATTGCTAATTAAAAGATCAGTAATATCTGTATATGTAAGGCCATTAGCGTTATTTAAAAATTGTACGATACTAAAAAACACCAATTTATAGCCTGCAATAGCACCAACTGCATTAGAGTTTGCAATAACAGCATCTCTTACAATAAGATTTTGGGAAGTTGTACCGTTAAGTCCAAAAACAGTACCTCCTGGAGCAGAAAGCGTTACATTTTTTAGCACACCTCCTTTTGTACTAGAAAACATGGTGCCACCTGTTTTAATTAAAACATCCTCGTAGGTGTCCATACCAGAAACAATGGCATTATTAAGATTAATAGGATAAGCTAGGTTTATAGTTCCGTTAATTTCATAAAAAGTGTTTTCATCTAAAAGATACTCTGCACCACCACCATTGGTTAGCTCATCGCTTAAGTCGGTTACAGATTTAATTAATTTATGATTATTTCTGACTTTAGAATCAATCTTAGTCCATTGACTGGCATCATAGAAATAGAAGGCATTATCTGTTGTATCAAATACCAATAAGCCGTTTGCAGGGCTTGTAATGGCCAATCGTTGAACACTAGTCATTCTTGGTGCTAGTAATCCTTTTGATGTAGAATTAATATCGAGCATCGAAGATGCATCTGGTGTTAAAGTTCCGATACCAACTTGTGCCATAGCACTATAGCTGGTTAACATCAAAACTAAACATGTAATTAAAATTAGTTTAGAATTAAGCTTTTTCATAATTAGTAGGTTAAAATTTTTGTAGTTATTTGGGTGTTTTCTGTTTTTAATAAAATGATATATACGCCTTCTTTTTCTGCAAATGGAATACTGATTCTTTCACTATCATTTATACCATTTACCTTTGTTAAAAGCAATTGTCCTAACGCATTATAAATTTCTATTTTATCGATAGTTGCGCGTTGGTAGTTATAAATTTCAATAGCATCTACACCATTATAGTACACCTTGGGTTTAGACATAGTATTCTCTTCTACATCTAAAGTATTCATTGGCAGAAACGCTAGTGTATAGCGATCATAGAAATCCCCTTGTTGTGGATTAAATTCATAATTAGCGACTGTTAAATCGTACTCAGTATTCGTATAATTGTCTCGCAGAAATATAGGATGATCAAAGTTCTCAAAGGTATCTATCATTATACTGTGAGTACCTGTTTCGGAAACTTTTAGTGCAAGATCAAATTCCATTTGCTCGTTAAAATCTCCAACACCTTGAATGGCAAATGGACTGTTGATATCATCTTCTATTACAAAGAATAAATCATCTTCCCTTAATCCATTTATTAGAGCATCATAACCATGGTTGTAATTCTCGTTTGCCTGTGAGTTGGGCATGAAGCCCAATAATAACTGTCTATGAAAACCTTCAGGATCTTCGTAACCAATTCTTATGTATTTATTTGTATTGGTCATACTCTCGCTATTTCTATAGAATGTGGTTTCTGAAGCGCTTTCGGTTTTAAAAATTCTTTGGGCATTATTAAACTGAATTGTACCAGAGTTTGAAGCTTGAACAAAAAAGCCCTGACCTACGGATACGTATTGAGAAGGGGCTGTTACTGTCCCTGAATTACCGATTCCGCTTATTAAAGACGATGCTACAGATGGTGTTACACCGCCTGTGAGGTTTCTTACGGCATAACCACCCAGATAATCTGTTAAATAGTGTGAGTTAGACCCTCCATCTACCCAAAAGTAAAGCGCATTAACAACACTAGCATTGTCAGTTAAAAATTGCTGAGCATCTAATGCTGATGGATACGGATTACCTAATAAAGCACTTTCACCAGAGTTTATACTAAAACTGTAATCACCATTGTTTGCATCACCATAGAATACGTAATTCTGTTGAGATGCAGATGCACCAGTACCTTTCATTGTAAACCCTTGTCCTGGGCTGAGGACTGAATTTTCATCTATAGACAACCAATCTGCATACGTTCCGTTACCCATAGCATATGTGTAAAGCCAATATTTGTTAATGGTAAGTGGTGTAGTAACATTTCCGCTGCCATCGGTAACAGATGGTAAACCATTGTAAGGAAATCCATTGTTAAAACCTACAGGTTGCGGACTGAATGGATTAAGGCTGGCATCTGTACCATCAAAAACACACGTAGAAATAGAGAAATCTCCTGTGCGATTTACTGGTGAAGACCAATAATTAAATCTGTGAACCGAACTATCACCTTGTTGATCTATAAGTAATTTTCCAGATCCAATGGTGTTGATGTCTAATCCTGAGTTAGCCTGAATTAGTTGTGACTCACCCAAAAGTCTTAGATCACCATTTTTAATATGTAGAGAATTCCCAAGATGTAATCCTATTGCATCTGCAATAGACAATCCTTTTGCTGATGGTGATGTTATATCAACCTCTAAATTGTAAAAGTTGATTTGATTTGTTGACCCTGTAATTTCTTGATTATCGTTGGTAATACTCTTAAAAAATGTTGTCCCACCATTGGAAGTCGTAGTACCATTATTTACAAAATTTGAACTGAGATAAAGATTACCATCAGAATTATGATTCCCTGAATTCTCATAATTAGACGTGAAGCTTACTTCTGTACCTGAAACAATTTTAAAATCGCCGAGATTACTTATTTGCGCCAAAACCTGCTCTTGAAATAATAGCAAGAGCATTATTACTATAGTAGTTTTTTTTGTCATATCTAAAGTTTTCTTCAAGATGTTTTCTTATACTGCATGTTGCTCAAGTGTTCTTCGTACACCTTAGCAAACTTTTCTACTGTTAACGGTTTACACAAATAACCAGCACATAGCGTATTATTTTTAGCTTTGGATATGTCTTCTGCATACAGTGATGAGGTTAACATATAAATTTTAAATTTTGTGCTTTGTCCATTAAAATGTCTTTCTACCTTTTTTAAAAATTCAAAACCATCCATTTGTGGCATATTTATATCTACCAGTATCAGTTCTGGTACAGCCAATACATCGGACCCACAGTCTTTATGGCATAATTGAAGAAAGTAAAGTGCAGAATCACCATTAGTAAAACTTCTGGTTTTTATCTCTGGATTATATTTTTCAATAATCTTTTTTGTAACAAATAGATCGATCTTATTGTCGTCTACGATCATAACGTTTTTAATCATTTTGTTTATGTTTTTGTTGATTTGGGATTGCTATTTTAAAGGTGGTGCCAACACCTAATTGGCTATCTACCGTAATAGAGCCTTGCAAGTCTTCTACAATACATTTTACGATATATAGGCCAAGTCCGGTGCCTTGTTTACCTTCGTTACTTGCTCTATGGTAGATGTCAAAAACTTTATCTTTATTTTTATCACTTATACCAACACCATTGTCTGATACGATTAGTTGTACCTGATTATTTATCTGTTTTACATCGATATTAATTTTGGGACAAAAATCATCACTTGGTGCTTTACTGTAAATGATGGCATTTTGAATGAGGTTCTGTAATATTGAACAAAACAATTCTCTGTTTGATAAAAATCTTTTGGTCTGCTCAATTTCAATGTGAAAATCGATATGCTCGTAATTATCTAGCCCACTTAACATTTTTAATACTTTGTTAATTTCCTTTTCAAAGTCTATGATGTTAAGTTCATTTTTCTTTTCAGAAATAGAGGCAGCAAAGGCGAGATTATTAAATAGAAGTTTTCCTTGGTCTAATGTAGTACTGAGCATTTCTAAAAGCTCTTTGGTAATGTCATCTATATCTTCATGTTTTATTAACTCAATAAGGCCTTCTGCAGAGGATATAGGAGCTTTTAAATCGTGTGCAGAACGGTATAAAAATAACTCTAGATCTTTGGTTTTTTGTATTAAACGTTTTTCTAGCTTTTTTCGCTTAGAAACATCAAGCATTATAGCCGAGAAATAACGATCCTTGCCACAATACCATTCGTGAATCGTCAGTTCTACCGGAAACTCTTCACCATTTTTTTTAAACCCAACTAGTTCAGTGGTTTCACCTCTTGTATGACCACCTGTAGTTTCTTTAATTTTTAAGAGTTCTTTTATGCCTTCTTCTAGATACTTTTTGGAAATGAGCATAGTCAAAGACCTGCCTATAACCTCAGACTCCGTATAACCAAATGCTAGCTGTGCTCCCTTATTCCATTCTTTTATAGTACCATCTTCATCAGTGACAATGATGATACCAAACTCACACGACTTTAAAACAGCTTTATATTTGGTTTCGATGTCCTTAAGTCGCTTCAAAATTCTTACATCTTTTGTTTTTACCTCTGTAGTTATATTAGCATGCGTAACTTCGCCAGACTTGTTAAATACGGGTTCTATATATGAAATGTAAAGCTGATTACCAGAACTACTGGCACATGATGTAAATTGAAAATCTAAAGGCATTTTATTAGAAAAGACTTCCTTTATTTTAGACCTGATAGCATCGTGATAATCCTTATCCAAGAAATCATATACGTAAGATCCCACAATACTATCGTAGTCTTTACTTATTTCGTTATCCGTTGCTCTTAAGATTTTTGCTCTACTATTGATGGCTATAGTTATGTCACTAATATTTTTAATTGCAACTTTATTTTCCCTTACTCTTGTGTCAGAAATATTTTGAAGCTCGTAATAGTCTGTAATGTTTTCGTAAATAGAAATATATTTCTGATTATCGTTTTGGGATTGCATAGGGTATATTGCCGTTTCTAACCAAAGATTCTTACAATCCTTAGATTTATGGCACAAAACACCCTTCCAAGAATGACCGTTATTTATGGCACTCCACAATTCTTTATATACCTTATCAGTACTTAGATGAGACTTTAAAATATCGTTTCCGTACCCAAGGATAGAATTTTTTGGTTTACCGATAAGATTGCAGTAATTATCGTTTGCATAAATTACACGACCCACATTATCTGTAATGGTAAATGTTAGATGCATCCCTAGCACCTTTAAAACCTCAAGACTAATTTCTTCGAATTTTATTTTTTCAAGTTTTTGTACTTTCATTTTCCTGTATCGTTATCCTCTGCACAATACTCCATTGCTTTATTTACATCTTCAAAAATTCTAAATGGTTTGTGAGGTTCATAAATTCTTTTAAAAGCGAGCACGAGCAGTTTACTTTGTAATGTATTTATTACAAATGCTTGGCGTGTTGTATTTTGTTGAAAGGCTTCATTATTGCTGATTAATTTAACCGCCTCTACGGAAAAACTTCCTACTACGTTTCTCAGATCTACGACCATAGGAACACTTCTACCCTCAGTAAGTTGTTTTATGGTTTTTAGATAATTGACAACATCCTTTTCCATCAATTTATAGCTCATACTTGTATTCAAAAATTGACAAAACAGAATCCCTTCATCGATCCATAGTCTTACGGTTTCAAAATCATAAATTGTTGTAATTGGCACGTGTAAATTATTTGTTGCACTTTCCTTTACCAATGCTATGCCAAGGACAAATTTTTAATACAAAAGAGATGTAATACATTGATTCTCTTATATTTATTTTTTTATCTAAAAAAAAGAAGCCCACGATTTAGCGTGGGCTTATAGTTTTGAAAAGTATTATTTACGAAATACCGTGATTAGGATTTGGCGACTCCTAGCTTTTTCATCCTGTCTCTTAGCGTACTTGGTTTTATATCTAAAGCTTCGGCTGCACCATTAGAGCCTTCAATTTTCCAATTACACTTTTTTAATACTTGCTTAATATGTAAGCGTTGTACCTCGTTTAGACTTAATGTTGACAAATCAACTGGGTTTTCTTTATTGGACGTGGCAAATCCTGGAACAACCAGAGCGTTTTTATTACTTAAAATTACAGCGCGTTCAATAAGGTTTTCTAGCTCGCGTATGTTGCCAGGCCAATCGTAGTTGTAGAGTGCATCTCTGGTTTCTTGTGATATAAATTTAATAGTCTTTCCATATTTTTTACAAAATTTATTGACGAAATGTTCGATTAAAATAGGTATATCCTCCTGCCGTTCTCTAAGAGGTGGTACATGAATAGGAAATACATTAATTCTGTAATATAAGTCTTCTCTAAACCGTTTAAGCTTAACATCTTCTTTTAAGTTTCTGTTCGTGGCCGAA belongs to Winogradskyella sp. J14-2 and includes:
- a CDS encoding RNA methyltransferase; the protein is MTDNFVNEFFGIGIQNGKTPENLGVLWRSAQNLGASFIFTIGNRYAKQACDTHNAVKSMPYFHYDTFDEFFNNLPKGARLVGVELTDEAVELETFHHPRRCVYLLGAEDHGLSKQAIDKSHFLVKFKSQLSLNVSVAGSIVMYDRGIDKPRS
- a CDS encoding universal stress protein, coding for MLSVLLPTDFSKNSENAIIYALELYKNEDCKFHFLHCYPPVIFSYEYQIEKGLIGKDVHKLLQEESKERLYEFALSLMHKHGKNQEFEVEVVSGFLPDRISNTVLNNNIDIIVMGTKGATDSDRVVFGSNTIQVINKRCCPVIAIPDDYKLVGLENILFPSDLNITFRNKHFLPILNILKLHKSSINLLHVSILGLTSKQKVHKEFIKETFTDYNTSFEILKEKDITEVVYNYQQKYKSELLVMINNKHTFFENLFFKPTISKIAMHLNTPFMVIPA
- a CDS encoding universal stress protein; translated protein: MKNILLLTDFSKNSINALHFALKLFSGTNCNFIVLHVEVANSFLTDDLMTTGNKSIYDSLVKTPKNKLKNIVTDLEALSRYEAYNFEMLIDHDVFVDSINQVVASRAIDLIVMGTNGATGAKEVIFGSNTINVIRKVACPTLVIPENFEYRPAEEILLPLDLNNSINGNAFSNLLTFAKTHSKKLHILRIKPNNEVSTEELKDQQYLETYLIGFNYKYHVVNNASMHHVVNAYVQTHSIDLIALLVQRESLFERFFTGSSTTEISKKLRAPLLVFHV
- a CDS encoding T9SS type A sorting domain-containing protein is translated as MTKKTTIVIMLLLLFQEQVLAQISNLGDFKIVSGTEVSFTSNYENSGNHNSDGNLYLSSNFVNNGTTTSNGGTTFFKSITNDNQEITGSTNQINFYNLEVDITSPSAKGLSIADAIGLHLGNSLHIKNGDLRLLGESQLIQANSGLDINTIGSGKLLIDQQGDSSVHRFNYWSSPVNRTGDFSISTCVFDGTDASLNPFSPQPVGFNNGFPYNGLPSVTDGSGNVTTPLTINKYWLYTYAMGNGTYADWLSIDENSVLSPGQGFTMKGTGASASQQNYVFYGDANNGDYSFSINSGESALLGNPYPSALDAQQFLTDNASVVNALYFWVDGGSNSHYLTDYLGGYAVRNLTGGVTPSVASSLISGIGNSGTVTAPSQYVSVGQGFFVQASNSGTIQFNNAQRIFKTESASETTFYRNSESMTNTNKYIRIGYEDPEGFHRQLLLGFMPNSQANENYNHGYDALINGLREDDLFFVIEDDINSPFAIQGVGDFNEQMEFDLALKVSETGTHSIMIDTFENFDHPIFLRDNYTNTEYDLTVANYEFNPQQGDFYDRYTLAFLPMNTLDVEENTMSKPKVYYNGVDAIEIYNYQRATIDKIEIYNALGQLLLTKVNGINDSERISIPFAEKEGVYIILLKTENTQITTKILTY
- a CDS encoding response regulator, producing MIKNVMIVDDNKIDLFVTKKIIEKYNPEIKTRSFTNGDSALYFLQLCHKDCGSDVLAVPELILVDINMPQMDGFEFLKKVERHFNGQSTKFKIYMLTSSLYAEDISKAKNNTLCAGYLCKPLTVEKFAKVYEEHLSNMQYKKTS
- a CDS encoding PAS domain-containing sensor histidine kinase; translated protein: MKVQKLEKIKFEEISLEVLKVLGMHLTFTITDNVGRVIYANDNYCNLIGKPKNSILGYGNDILKSHLSTDKVYKELWSAINNGHSWKGVLCHKSKDCKNLWLETAIYPMQSQNDNQKYISIYENITDYYELQNISDTRVRENKVAIKNISDITIAINSRAKILRATDNEISKDYDSIVGSYVYDFLDKDYHDAIRSKIKEVFSNKMPLDFQFTSCASSSGNQLYISYIEPVFNKSGEVTHANITTEVKTKDVRILKRLKDIETKYKAVLKSCEFGIIIVTDEDGTIKEWNKGAQLAFGYTESEVIGRSLTMLISKKYLEEGIKELLKIKETTGGHTRGETTELVGFKKNGEEFPVELTIHEWYCGKDRYFSAIMLDVSKRKKLEKRLIQKTKDLELFLYRSAHDLKAPISSAEGLIELIKHEDIDDITKELLEMLSTTLDQGKLLFNNLAFAASISEKKNELNIIDFEKEINKVLKMLSGLDNYEHIDFHIEIEQTKRFLSNRELFCSILQNLIQNAIIYSKAPSDDFCPKINIDVKQINNQVQLIVSDNGVGISDKNKDKVFDIYHRASNEGKQGTGLGLYIVKCIVEDLQGSITVDSQLGVGTTFKIAIPNQQKHKQND